A single window of Nitrospirota bacterium DNA harbors:
- a CDS encoding sulfite exporter TauE/SafE family protein, with the protein MKRFLVVFGLMILAAVAAVIQDGAFAEKPKEAAPQQAQKAEAVPAPEAAGAPTIQIDKTTLNNGGTITVTGTAPAGKPVYLEIWSDKKVKASRFDAEKDKETGKRPYVLYMTLEMPAYYKIFMPKEQKELIDKFKKEGNKWSYSQALKDMGADIAYSAPAKAKIDRYQATLTGSIIGSRGDLLPQMDDKDNKKRSMQLVKARFRNPDKVFSADVVTNPDGTYKAEIKIRKGVADGKYTIVAVADKNARSQPVSFENTISFPNLYLSNAGTSLNLIGPFFLALGIAIFGVLMGAGGGFIMNPLLVMLWPLPHTIVAGTVMPTVLFSQASGIYNYSKIKFINWKLGVAIGLAMVVGGFIGPKLTELITLEQFKFVFGWILIVLAGLMFWQTTSGYIAKNKKEQAILKEFKSKAEASAKSKA; encoded by the coding sequence ATGAAGCGATTCCTTGTAGTATTCGGACTCATGATTCTTGCTGCTGTGGCAGCTGTGATCCAGGACGGGGCCTTTGCAGAAAAGCCGAAAGAAGCGGCCCCTCAACAGGCGCAAAAGGCAGAGGCAGTCCCTGCCCCCGAGGCAGCAGGAGCGCCGACGATCCAGATCGACAAGACTACCCTGAACAACGGAGGGACAATCACTGTAACCGGGACAGCGCCTGCCGGTAAACCGGTCTATCTCGAAATCTGGTCTGATAAAAAGGTTAAGGCCTCCCGTTTCGATGCTGAAAAGGACAAGGAGACCGGCAAGCGGCCGTACGTGCTCTATATGACACTGGAGATGCCGGCCTACTATAAGATTTTTATGCCGAAAGAACAGAAAGAACTTATAGACAAGTTCAAAAAAGAAGGGAACAAATGGTCCTATTCCCAGGCCCTGAAAGACATGGGAGCTGACATCGCCTATTCCGCGCCGGCAAAGGCAAAGATCGACCGCTATCAGGCAACCCTGACCGGCAGTATCATCGGCTCCCGCGGAGACCTGCTGCCGCAGATGGACGACAAGGACAATAAGAAACGCTCCATGCAGCTGGTAAAGGCCCGCTTCAGAAACCCGGACAAGGTTTTCAGCGCCGATGTGGTTACAAACCCTGACGGCACGTACAAGGCAGAAATCAAGATCAGGAAAGGGGTGGCCGACGGCAAATATACCATCGTTGCGGTTGCAGACAAGAACGCCAGGAGTCAGCCGGTCTCCTTCGAAAATACGATCAGCTTCCCGAACCTGTATCTAAGCAATGCCGGCACCAGCCTGAACCTCATCGGTCCGTTTTTTCTGGCCCTCGGCATCGCCATCTTCGGCGTTCTGATGGGCGCAGGCGGCGGCTTTATCATGAACCCGCTGCTGGTAATGCTCTGGCCTCTGCCGCATACCATCGTGGCAGGGACGGTCATGCCGACCGTTTTATTTTCCCAGGCAAGCGGCATATATAATTACTCGAAGATCAAGTTCATCAACTGGAAGCTCGGGGTAGCGATCGGGCTGGCGATGGTGGTCGGCGGGTTCATCGGTCCGAAGCTGACCGAGCTGATCACCCTCGAACAGTTCAAGTTCGTCTTCGGCTGGATACTGATCGTCCTTGCAGGGCTGATGTTCTGGCAGACAACGTCGGGCTACATTGCCAAAAACAAAAAGGAACAGGCGATACTGAAGGAATTCAAGAGCAAGGCCGAGGCATCGGCCAAATCAAAGGCATAA
- a CDS encoding sulfite exporter TauE/SafE family protein, which yields MIVTFWGHEFKVNLIIGCLGGFIIAVISSMFGFGGGPFMVPLMTVGLGLPMYVVVGSSLLAIFFNTLMGTMRHYQFGNFDLTLFLIMFPAAILGGFIAPQIAKRISPLMVKRVAVAGLLILALNLLGLY from the coding sequence ATGATCGTTACATTCTGGGGACATGAGTTCAAGGTTAATCTTATCATCGGCTGCCTCGGCGGCTTTATCATCGCAGTCATATCCTCCATGTTCGGCTTCGGCGGCGGACCGTTCATGGTCCCGCTGATGACCGTGGGGCTCGGCCTGCCTATGTACGTTGTGGTCGGCAGTTCGCTTCTGGCCATCTTTTTCAATACGCTGATGGGCACAATGCGCCACTATCAGTTCGGGAATTTTGATCTCACCCTGTTTCTGATCATGTTCCCCGCAGCGATACTCGGCGGGTTTATCGCACCGCAGATCGCTAAGCGGATAAGCCCCCTGATGGTCAAAAGAGTCGCGGTCGCAGGACTGCTGATTCTTGCCTTAAACCTGCTGGGGCTCTATTAG
- a CDS encoding HAMP domain-containing protein yields MSSSGNTDMLKKAGSYFRRLRLVQKFSFAVIFLLLVSSIVFNTLIISHQRNSLRAEMQKSHLGAVRSLAKDSIEPLIILDPLRLDELVRTMLQTPGCTYAGIVDRNNRIVAHTNRKKLGEQLIALPSSDSSGSDYVIRELSSGSVREIIVPVKVGYDLTGTVIAGFSPDNIENAIAADLAGLKRYTLMISLLIGSVGIWGAFGFASILTTPMRKVKEKMAQVQAGNLDLEIPGKEPVLCHKIMGCAEETCPAFGKTRCWSISGTNCFGSQQGDVFNKLSTCRECKVYRESCGDEIGELIEVFNEMIGRLRTSIVELEESNREKSKLEKLSALGEMSMTVAHEIKNPLNSIQGATTYLRENFEGEVLQEFLQIIDEETRRLNEIVTSILRYSRPAPLTLQRGDLNQLIRETAALIRQEATDNNIEVLLSLHDTIPQFSFDSQQIKQALLNLLVNAVDATRPGDDIQICTRLAGPMVTIGIEDTGCGMSEETVANIFKPFYTTKTRGSGLGLACVERIVKDHKGEISIFSSVGNGTRIEISLPAGK; encoded by the coding sequence ATGAGCAGCTCAGGAAATACTGATATGCTGAAGAAGGCCGGCAGTTATTTCAGAAGATTACGGCTGGTCCAGAAGTTTTCCTTTGCGGTTATCTTCCTGCTGCTGGTAAGCAGCATTGTCTTTAATACTCTTATCATATCCCATCAGAGAAACTCCTTGCGCGCAGAGATGCAGAAGAGCCATCTCGGCGCCGTAAGGAGTCTGGCAAAGGATTCGATAGAACCCCTGATTATCCTGGACCCTCTTCGTCTGGATGAGCTGGTCAGGACAATGCTCCAGACACCTGGCTGCACCTACGCCGGCATTGTCGACAGGAACAACCGCATCGTTGCCCATACAAACCGAAAAAAACTGGGCGAGCAGTTGATCGCGCTGCCGTCCTCTGACAGCTCTGGCAGCGATTATGTTATAAGGGAACTGTCTTCCGGGTCGGTCAGGGAGATCATCGTACCGGTCAAGGTGGGATACGACCTGACAGGGACCGTTATTGCCGGTTTTTCTCCGGACAATATCGAAAATGCGATTGCAGCAGATCTCGCCGGTCTCAAGCGCTACACCCTCATGATCTCTCTGCTGATCGGGTCAGTAGGCATATGGGGCGCCTTCGGTTTTGCCAGTATTCTGACAACGCCTATGCGAAAGGTAAAGGAGAAGATGGCCCAGGTCCAGGCAGGGAACCTCGATCTCGAAATCCCGGGGAAAGAACCGGTTTTATGCCATAAAATCATGGGCTGCGCAGAAGAGACCTGTCCTGCCTTTGGCAAGACGAGGTGCTGGAGCATCTCCGGGACAAACTGTTTCGGGTCACAGCAGGGCGACGTCTTCAATAAGCTGAGTACCTGCAGGGAATGCAAGGTATACCGTGAGTCCTGCGGGGATGAGATCGGGGAATTGATCGAGGTCTTCAACGAAATGATCGGCCGGCTCCGGACCTCGATCGTCGAGCTCGAGGAGTCAAACAGAGAAAAGTCAAAACTCGAAAAGCTGTCTGCCCTCGGAGAGATGTCGATGACTGTAGCCCATGAGATCAAAAACCCTCTGAATTCGATACAGGGGGCAACCACGTATCTGCGGGAGAATTTCGAGGGCGAGGTGCTTCAGGAGTTTCTTCAGATCATAGACGAAGAGACCCGCCGTCTCAATGAGATTGTTACCAGTATCCTCAGATACTCAAGACCTGCTCCGCTGACGCTCCAGCGGGGAGACCTGAACCAGCTGATACGGGAAACCGCAGCGCTTATACGGCAGGAAGCGACCGATAACAATATTGAAGTCCTTCTCTCCCTTCATGATACAATACCGCAGTTCAGCTTTGACAGCCAGCAGATCAAACAGGCCCTGCTGAACCTGCTCGTAAATGCGGTGGATGCGACAAGGCCAGGAGATGACATCCAGATATGTACGCGGCTGGCAGGTCCGATGGTAACGATCGGGATTGAGGATACCGGCTGCGGGATGAGCGAGGAGACAGTGGCAAATATTTTCAAGCCATTTTATACCACCAAGACGCGCGGCTCAGGACTCGGCCTTGCATGCGTTGAACGCATTGTAAAGGACCATAAGGGTGAAATCTCCATTTTCAGTTCCGTAGGCAATGGGACACGGATCGAAATCTCTCTGCCTGCGGGGAAGTGA
- a CDS encoding sigma-54-dependent Fis family transcriptional regulator encodes MKGKVLLVDDEVNTLKVLSAILKKDGYEVTTAKSGEEALTRCIGGDFDTVVTDYRLPGITGSDLLAKLREAGNQVPIILMTAYGSIDRAVEAMTKGAFNYLAKPVSPERLLTVVREASGKHQLLKENIVLKSRLRERHGFKRIIGKSAVMQDLYQLIETVSRSNSNVLILGKSGTGKELVARAIHNESPRAGGPFIPIDCASLPEELLESELFGHEKGSFTSAHERKSGQIELAETGTVFLDEVGELPLGIQKKFLRFLQEREILRVGGKNRIKVDVRIIAATNRDLARDVRQEHFREDLFYRLNVVTIPVPCLQDRKEDIPLLCRKFLDRFNEENGKAIQGFDPAVMAVLLEHDWPGNVRELENTIERAVVLCPSDSITLKYLPASLRPKNAATEKPAEEFNIQAVEKRLLLKALEKTSGNQTKAADVLGITRKQLRTKMKNYGLTSED; translated from the coding sequence ATGAAAGGAAAGGTCCTGCTGGTCGATGACGAGGTCAATACGCTTAAAGTCCTCTCCGCAATCCTGAAAAAAGACGGATATGAAGTTACAACGGCAAAATCAGGGGAAGAGGCACTGACCAGATGTATCGGCGGTGATTTCGATACGGTTGTCACCGACTATCGCCTTCCCGGCATTACAGGGAGTGACCTTCTTGCAAAACTCAGGGAAGCCGGCAATCAGGTGCCGATCATTTTAATGACTGCCTACGGCTCGATCGACCGTGCGGTTGAAGCGATGACCAAAGGGGCCTTCAACTATCTCGCAAAGCCGGTCAGCCCGGAGCGGCTCCTCACCGTAGTACGCGAAGCAAGCGGAAAGCATCAGCTGCTGAAAGAAAATATCGTCCTCAAATCCCGGCTCAGGGAGCGCCACGGCTTCAAGAGGATTATCGGCAAAAGTGCCGTGATGCAGGACCTCTATCAGCTGATAGAGACCGTATCGAGGTCGAATTCAAATGTGCTGATCCTCGGCAAAAGCGGCACCGGCAAGGAGCTTGTCGCCAGGGCAATCCATAACGAGTCGCCGCGGGCCGGCGGCCCCTTCATCCCGATAGACTGCGCCTCTCTGCCTGAGGAGCTTCTCGAAAGCGAGCTCTTTGGTCATGAGAAGGGCTCCTTCACCAGCGCCCATGAGCGGAAATCAGGCCAGATCGAACTGGCTGAAACAGGCACCGTCTTCCTCGACGAAGTCGGCGAACTCCCTCTGGGCATACAGAAAAAGTTCCTGCGTTTTCTTCAGGAACGGGAGATCCTCCGCGTTGGCGGAAAGAACCGGATAAAGGTCGATGTCAGGATCATCGCAGCAACAAACCGCGACCTTGCCCGTGACGTCCGGCAGGAGCATTTCCGCGAAGATCTTTTCTACCGGCTCAATGTAGTGACGATACCGGTACCCTGCCTTCAGGACCGGAAAGAGGACATACCCCTTCTCTGCAGAAAATTTCTCGACCGGTTCAATGAAGAAAACGGCAAAGCCATTCAGGGTTTCGATCCCGCTGTCATGGCAGTCCTGCTTGAACACGACTGGCCGGGCAATGTCAGGGAACTCGAAAATACGATAGAGCGGGCCGTTGTACTCTGCCCTTCGGATTCGATCACGCTCAAGTATCTGCCTGCATCACTTCGGCCGAAAAATGCTGCAACTGAAAAGCCGGCAGAGGAGTTCAATATACAGGCCGTTGAAAAGAGGCTGCTCCTGAAGGCACTCGAAAAAACCTCAGGGAACCAGACAAAGGCAGCCGATGTCCTGGGCATCACCCGGAAACAGCTCAGGACCAAGATGAAAAACTACGGTCTCACATCAGAGGATTAG
- the phnD gene encoding phosphate/phosphite/phosphonate ABC transporter substrate-binding protein: MSESDYRPSARWLAACFLLIILMACSEKEPGSSIAVGPSALQTDDGTAPIVLSILPVESAGAMYEKFLPLRYYLEKILKRKVTIHVARDYDSAIKEIGEGSVHLACLDPAVYCEIRARYGRGIVPLARPAGEEGGSRSVFVVKSSSGIERLVDLKKKRVALGSEHSSFSYLMPMAMLNDVDIGIKEFASVSYLQQEDRVALSVLIGTHDAGAISEAVALKYLQDGLKIIKTSETIPEYVLCASPLLPAPMRQRLLDGLLSPAAKEGSHSTTAGTFGRTADRDFDMMRVMIRNITGRDYVEYGPKTVRVAVLPLYSAITIYDRYDPLMRYLSRETGYEFKLLIPKDFDDFYTIVKSGKADFSYQNPYSYVILSRETDLIPLATTIGEDRLPETEAGSGEFFRGVIITRAGSSIRTIQDLKDRRVLITSALSAGGFLSQKIFLAGHGIDVDRDLRMIDAKKQERVILGVYQGEADAGFVRESALVVWKDVVDMKKIRVLAVTTPLPNWPFAAVRHGNKPLEAKVADLLIHLKDSEILDAARIRGFRMAREADYEQLRKY; this comes from the coding sequence TATCGCAGTCGGGCCTTCTGCCCTGCAGACAGATGACGGTACCGCACCGATTGTCCTCTCCATCCTGCCGGTCGAGAGCGCCGGTGCAATGTATGAAAAATTTCTGCCGCTGCGCTATTACCTTGAGAAGATTCTTAAGCGAAAGGTTACCATTCATGTTGCCCGTGATTATGATTCCGCCATTAAGGAGATTGGAGAGGGAAGCGTGCACCTGGCCTGTCTTGACCCGGCAGTCTACTGCGAAATCAGGGCCAGATACGGCAGAGGGATCGTCCCACTTGCCCGTCCCGCAGGGGAAGAAGGGGGGTCACGCAGCGTATTCGTGGTGAAATCGTCAAGCGGGATAGAGCGGCTGGTCGACCTGAAGAAAAAACGCGTAGCCCTCGGCTCTGAGCATTCCTCCTTCAGCTATCTCATGCCCATGGCCATGCTCAATGACGTGGACATCGGTATAAAGGAGTTTGCTTCCGTCTCATACCTGCAGCAGGAAGACAGGGTCGCTCTCTCAGTCCTGATCGGGACGCATGACGCCGGAGCAATCAGCGAAGCCGTGGCCCTCAAGTATCTGCAGGATGGACTGAAGATCATAAAGACGTCAGAGACGATCCCGGAGTATGTACTCTGCGCCTCCCCTCTTCTCCCTGCCCCGATGAGGCAACGCCTGCTCGATGGACTGCTCAGTCCGGCAGCAAAAGAGGGCAGCCACAGTACTACCGCAGGGACGTTTGGCAGAACAGCGGACAGGGACTTCGATATGATGAGGGTGATGATCCGCAATATCACCGGCAGGGACTATGTCGAGTATGGCCCCAAAACTGTCCGGGTGGCGGTCCTTCCCCTGTATTCGGCAATAACCATTTATGACCGTTACGACCCTCTGATGCGCTATCTGTCACGGGAGACCGGCTATGAATTCAAACTGCTCATACCAAAGGACTTCGATGACTTTTACACGATCGTTAAATCGGGCAAGGCCGACTTTTCCTATCAGAACCCCTACAGCTATGTCATTTTATCCCGGGAGACGGATCTCATTCCCTTGGCTACAACGATAGGCGAGGACAGGCTGCCCGAAACAGAAGCAGGTTCAGGAGAATTCTTCAGGGGCGTGATCATCACCAGAGCGGGAAGCAGCATCAGGACAATCCAGGATCTCAAAGACAGGCGGGTCCTCATCACATCGGCGCTGTCTGCGGGAGGGTTCCTTTCCCAGAAGATCTTTCTTGCCGGCCATGGCATTGATGTTGACCGGGACTTGAGGATGATCGATGCAAAGAAGCAGGAACGCGTCATCCTCGGTGTGTACCAGGGCGAGGCAGACGCAGGCTTCGTGCGTGAATCAGCGCTGGTCGTATGGAAAGACGTTGTTGATATGAAAAAAATCAGGGTACTGGCAGTAACCACACCACTCCCGAACTGGCCCTTTGCTGCAGTCAGACACGGCAATAAGCCGCTCGAAGCAAAGGTCGCGGATCTCCTCATACATCTGAAGGATAGTGAGATCCTTGATGCTGCCAGGATCAGAGGCTTCAGAATGGCGCGGGAGGCTGACTATGAGCAGCTCAGGAAATACTGA